The Halogranum gelatinilyticum genome includes a window with the following:
- a CDS encoding DUF7115 domain-containing protein, protein MSLPELVQSQLGDESVAARVTLGGEDELFVTPTRTLIYRAEGLLSDESVEEYGHDAERLLVSEGRRKSKITLDYGLDGEETFAVPSKRLSDALHPVLAGILNAAGITDPGETVKHTFQFSELTLVITSARVVKHIGNAVWDEDFEEFHYDDVTDLDFEDGSVATTVVLTTGDRQERFKTPNENARAVREGLTEALLAHYDVASLEEFRVTATPDEDEEPPERDNVDFGDGPDPLSANPGELSEAPKNATRTDEEPTGNGADADLDSPAAVAESLEQPAGTATGAEAATASDGTDETGGFDGSGFESAVEQDGRVADELAALTEAVEQQNRELRKQRETMTQLIEELRQGR, encoded by the coding sequence ATGAGCCTACCGGAACTCGTCCAATCACAGCTGGGCGACGAGTCCGTCGCCGCCCGCGTCACGCTCGGTGGCGAGGACGAGCTGTTCGTCACACCGACGCGAACGCTCATCTACCGTGCGGAGGGACTGCTGTCGGACGAATCCGTCGAGGAATACGGCCACGACGCCGAACGGCTGCTCGTCTCGGAGGGTCGTCGCAAGTCGAAGATCACCCTCGACTACGGTCTCGACGGCGAGGAAACCTTCGCGGTTCCCTCGAAGCGACTGTCGGACGCCCTCCATCCCGTCCTCGCGGGGATTCTCAACGCTGCAGGCATCACCGACCCTGGCGAGACGGTGAAACACACCTTCCAGTTCAGCGAGCTGACGCTCGTCATCACCAGCGCGCGCGTCGTCAAACATATCGGCAATGCCGTCTGGGACGAGGACTTCGAGGAGTTCCACTACGACGACGTGACCGACCTCGACTTCGAGGACGGCAGCGTCGCGACGACAGTCGTCCTTACGACCGGCGACCGCCAAGAGCGGTTCAAGACGCCGAACGAGAACGCCCGCGCCGTCCGCGAGGGGCTGACCGAGGCCCTGCTCGCGCACTACGACGTCGCCAGCTTAGAGGAGTTCCGCGTCACCGCCACGCCCGACGAGGACGAGGAACCGCCCGAACGCGACAACGTCGACTTCGGCGACGGTCCCGACCCGCTCAGTGCGAACCCCGGCGAACTGTCGGAGGCACCGAAGAACGCGACGCGGACCGACGAGGAGCCGACCGGGAACGGTGCGGATGCGGACCTCGACTCGCCCGCGGCCGTGGCGGAGTCGCTCGAACAGCCCGCGGGGACGGCCACTGGCGCGGAAGCGGCCACCGCCTCCGACGGCACGGACGAGACAGGCGGCTTCGACGGCTCGGGCTTCGAATCGGCCGTCGAGCAGGACGGCCGCGTTGCCGACGAGCTCGCAGCGCTCACCGAGGCGGTCGAACAGCAGAACCGCGAACTGCGAAAACAGCGCGAGACGATGACTCAACTCATCGAAGAGCTGCGACAGGGTCGTTAG